The genomic window AAAATTAATTTTTAAATACCTCTAATGAACTACAGCGAAAATGTACGATTAGCCATGCAATCTATCAAAAGTAACCGCTTGCGTACTTTTCTTACTGCACTCATTATAGCCATAGGAATTTCGGCTTTGGTTGGGATTTTAACCACCATTGATGCCATTGAGAAAAAAATGACAGATGCCTTTTCTAGTATGGGTGCCAACTCGTTTACCATTAGAAATAGAGGCACAGGTATTAGAATTGGAGGTTCTGGCGAAAGACCCAAGAGCTATAAGCCCATTAGATACGAAGATGCCATCAAATTTAAAGAACGCTTAAACACACCTGCACCGGTATCTATTAGTGTTTTTGCCAGCGGAGGCTCTACCGTAAAATATGGACAAGAGAAAACCAATCCCAATATTAACATTAGAGGTATAGACGAAAATGGCTTGGCCGCACAGGGCTTGGAACTTGCACAAGGCCGAAGTTTTAATAGTGCCGAAGCACTAAGCGCTCCAAACATTTGTGTAATAGGCTCGGAAATTGCAAAGAGTTTATTTAAAGGCGCCGAACCATTAGACAAAGTGATTACTGCCGGCAACAATAGACTTAGAGTGATAGGCGTACTTGCTGCAAAAGGCTCTAGCATGGGGGCAAGTATAGATAGAGCGGTTTATGTACCTTTATTTAAGGCTAAATTAATTAACGCTAATGCCAACCCTTCTTACACCATTACGGTTATGGTACCAAGCGGCGATGTGGTAGACAATATTATTGGAGAATCTACCTCCACGTTTAGGAGCATTAGAAAAATAAAGATTGGAGAAGCCAATAATTTTGAAATTACCAAGAGTGATGCAGTAGCACAAACCTTAATTGAAAACTTAAAAGTGGTAAAAATTGGAGGCATGGCCATTGGTATCATTACCTTGCTGGGTGCTTCTATTGCTTTAATGAACATCATGTTGGTATCGGTAACCGAACGTACACGTGAAATTGGAATTAGAAAAGCAATTGGCGCAAACCCATCGGTTATACGTAAACAATTTTTAATAGAAGCCATTGTAATTTGTTTACTTGGAGGTATTTTGGGGATATTTTTAGGTGTGGCTATCGGAAACATTATCTCCATGGCTATGAGTGGTGGGTTCATTATCCCTTGGGTGTTTATTGGTGGCGGTTTAGCTTTGTGTATTGCCGTTGGCATTCTTTCTGGCTATTATCCTGCACAAAAAGCTTCGAAACTTGACCCGGTAGAGGCTTTGCGATACGAGTAATCTTGACACAAAAGTTATTTTGAGAAAATTAAGCTGGTAGTCCTTGGCAACTGAAGCCCTTCTTTCCGCTATAATCTTTTTGTGTACTGCTAACGTCACTTTGAACGTAGATAGACTGTTCCATAAGTGCCGTTAATTTGAGATTTCTCTCTGCGTTCGAAATGACGCAACAAAAAGTATTTTCGCTGCAATAAGGTTTAATGATTAAAGTAATGAGCTGCCGGCTAAGCATCCTTGTAAAACGCATAAATTAGATTTACGAAGTTTTAAAAACTTAGTAAGTGTTAAGTTAAACATCTACAGCAGCAAGTTGTTCAATTGGCCTTGAGCCATTAATTTTTCTACCCTAGAAAGATTTAAACTATCTTTTAAAGCTTGAGCGTGACGCAAATGATGCATATCGCTTCCTAAAAAAGAAATACAGTTGTAATCTACCAAACTTTCGGCAGCATTTTTTACACCTTTACCATAGTAGCCCGTTAACGAAATGGTGTTTAATTGCAAAAAGCAGCCATATTCTTTAATTTGCTGATAGTTTTCTATACTACCGTGATAATAAGGATAACGCTCTGGATGGGCTAATACCGGATAAAAACCTGCATCTTGTATTTTAAACAACACATCTAGCAAATTGGGCGGTTGGTTAATATATGAAAGCTCAAACAATAGATAATTGTTACCAAAGCCCAACACTTCTTTACGGTTCAATTTGTTGATGAAAGTTTCATCAAAATAATACTCTGCAGCTGCTTCTACTTCTAAATCAATTTCGTTTTGCGACAAGCTTTCTCTTAAAATGTCCAATCCTTTATTGATGGTATCGGGAGTATTTCTGTAAAAATCGGCCATTACGTGAGGTGTGGCAATCACTTTTTTAAAACCTAACGAAACGTAACGTTTTGCCATTGCCAATGATGCCTCTAGGTTTGGGGCGCCATCATCAATACCTGGTATAATATGCGAGTGCATATCTGTAGCTATCGATGAAAAATCAATACTAGGTTCTTTACTACGTTTTTTGAATAGACCAAACACTTTGCTAAGTTAAAAGTAAAAAGACAAAAAGTAAAAAGTATTGCTATTGGTTAGCTATCAGATGATGCTTTTGGGCAAGCCTAAACTAACGGCTGTTTTTTCGATATAGCTATCGTAAACTTTTGCCAATAGTTGATTTACTTCTTCTTTTAGATCGAACTGTAAATCTTCATGTAGCTTTTCGAACTTACGTAATACCATTAATATTGCCTTTACTACATAATTAGCCAACAACTGCTCATGATTTTTAGTTAGAGAATGTACTTTAAACCTAAATTTCATTGGCGCAGCATTAAACATTAAGAGTTTCAATTCTATTTCCTCAAAATCGGCCTTGGTAACTTTATAAAAATGGTTGATTTGCTTGGTAAGTTTACGTAAAAGCAGCAGTGTATCTTTGGAACTTGTTTTTGGAGTAGTATTTAGATCATCAAACACATCTACAATCTCATTTTTAATAAAAGCAACCTTATCGTTAAGGTTGCTTTCATCTTCCAGTAATAAAAAATGTAAATGTTCGGTAAGCACTTT from Pedobacter sp. SL55 includes these protein-coding regions:
- a CDS encoding tyrosine-protein phosphatase; this translates as MFGLFKKRSKEPSIDFSSIATDMHSHIIPGIDDGAPNLEASLAMAKRYVSLGFKKVIATPHVMADFYRNTPDTINKGLDILRESLSQNEIDLEVEAAAEYYFDETFINKLNRKEVLGFGNNYLLFELSYINQPPNLLDVLFKIQDAGFYPVLAHPERYPYYHGSIENYQQIKEYGCFLQLNTISLTGYYGKGVKNAAESLVDYNCISFLGSDMHHLRHAQALKDSLNLSRVEKLMAQGQLNNLLL
- a CDS encoding ABC transporter permease, translated to MNYSENVRLAMQSIKSNRLRTFLTALIIAIGISALVGILTTIDAIEKKMTDAFSSMGANSFTIRNRGTGIRIGGSGERPKSYKPIRYEDAIKFKERLNTPAPVSISVFASGGSTVKYGQEKTNPNINIRGIDENGLAAQGLELAQGRSFNSAEALSAPNICVIGSEIAKSLFKGAEPLDKVITAGNNRLRVIGVLAAKGSSMGASIDRAVYVPLFKAKLINANANPSYTITVMVPSGDVVDNIIGESTSTFRSIRKIKIGEANNFEITKSDAVAQTLIENLKVVKIGGMAIGIITLLGASIALMNIMLVSVTERTREIGIRKAIGANPSVIRKQFLIEAIVICLLGGILGIFLGVAIGNIISMAMSGGFIIPWVFIGGGLALCIAVGILSGYYPAQKASKLDPVEALRYE